A window of Rhododendron vialii isolate Sample 1 chromosome 11a, ASM3025357v1 genomic DNA:
TAGACAAAATCCATGAAGCAGATTTGTCGTCACAGATACTAACAAAAGTAAAGAAATAGGAATGCATGAAAACTACCATCAGCTGCATTGCCATACCATAATAGAGCCAAATAGCCAAAACCAACCAACATCAACTACATTGCCATACCAACCAGTGTCCAAGATGCCAATAATCGACCCAACACCTGACTGACCCTTTGCGAGGATTCAATTTACCACATGAGGCTTTACGTGCAGAAAATCCCAACTTCTTGTGATTTGCAAACTAAGAATTCGGTTAGGAACTGCGTGAATGATGCAGCATAGCCTCCTTTTACGAAAATATTTGCAACAAGAAATCACGAACTTGCGAAAAATAAGGAAGCTACGTAAACTAGAGAAatgctatttattaaattatttcaatttccATTCTGCATTAGTGAACAACCCCGGGTAAATCTGCATtggtgaaataaaaaaaaattactaggcCTAAGAACAATTAGGTAaacaaatttctcattttttcagTACTAGAACACCTGCAATTAGTGCAGCTTGATGGGGGTTTTAATACTGCAGCAACCCTGAAAACCCAGCATGCATAATAGGCATCCATGAGCTTATCAAAATAGTAGGCATCCATGATATTGAATCAAACTAATAGCAGCAGCAGCCAAGAACAAGCTAAGTCCGAAGAACCTCCTCAAAACAACACCAGAAGTAAGGAAAATCAAAACAGCATCAGTTCATCAACATCGATTTGATTCAACAAGCAATCACAGAAACGTATTGAATAAATCTCTGGTTGTATCCTAACTAACAAATCCTAATTTTCGAGTTGTATCACAGAAacgtattgaataattttcgaATTTAAACCCTAATTTTCGAGTTGAAACCCCAATTTtcgaattagggttttttttcacCAACTCAGTTAAGGGTAATAAttgaaacaaggagagagaCCTTCGTGGTGGTCGAAGTGCCCAGAAGCCCGGTGGTGATGGCGGTCAACAGCGGTGGGGGAGCGCTGGGATTGGGTTGCGGTGGTCTCCGGTGGTGGAGGGAAGTGGGTTGTGGTGGTCGCCGGTGGTGGAGGGGAACCGGGAAGGGATCTTCTCTGTTAATCGTCGAACTGGGAACGGAAGGGGAAGGAGAAGGGAAAGGAGAAAGCGCTGTTATGTTcccgacttttttttttttttaaaatagcaaaacgacgtcgttttgcaATGGCGTCATGCTGACGTCAGCGGTTGTGTGAATTGTTGTGTGGGAGTTGTTGTGTTTGTAGCatttttgaatatatatagAGCAAAACAAACACACTTCGgtatctcttctctctctctctccacgctACTGAGAATCTCACACATTCCATCGTCTTCAATCCAGGTAATTCCGAAACGCTGGTTTCACAATTTTCTGTATCACAAAAATGGTGCTCTTCATATCCATGGACaacgaaaccctaacccttgaTCTAGACCTAACCACGACCTCGCTCGAATCCCTAGACCTCGCCATTGAGCGTGAATCAGGTGTTCCTGCCTCCCATCAACGCCTA
This region includes:
- the LOC131306898 gene encoding uncharacterized protein LOC131306898 produces the protein MCEILSSVEREREEIPNSTINREDPFPVPLHHRRPPQPTSLHHRRPPQPNPSAPPPLLTAITTGLLGTSTTTKIIGHVGTRTQPARYVTQHRSILARPTYMQPNSQNVMVGRLGGQLDYMHPIHVRYGHCVKLKR